TCGATGGCGAACTGCTCGTGGTGCGCGATGGCGTCGTGGCGCCTTTCAACGACCTGCAGCAGCGGCTCAACCGCAAGACCGTGACCGCGCGTCTCATCGCGCGCTATCCGGCACACCTGCGGCTCTACGACATGCTGATCGAGGGCGAGGAGGACTTGCGCGGGCGGGCGCTCTCGGAACGCCGCGAGCGACTCGAGAGCTGGTTCGAGCGGCACGCTACGCCCGGCATCGACCTTTCCGAGGTCGTCGGCGCCCCGACCCTCGATGCGCTCATGTCGCTCTGGAAGGGCAGCCGCGCGGCCGGCATCGAAGGGTTGATGCTGAAGCGGCGCGGTGGGGCCTACCTGGCCGGCCGTCCCAAGGGCGAGTGGTACAAGCTGAAGCGCGCGCCGCTGACGGCGGACGTCGTGCTGATGTATGCCCAGCGGGGCAGCGGCAAGCGCTCCTCGTTCTATTCGGATTTCACGTTCGGCGCTTGGCGGCAGGGCGCGAATGGCGAGCCCGAGCTGGTCCCGGTCGGCAAGGCCTATTCCGGCTACACTGATGACGAACTCGCGCGACTCGACAAATGGGTCCGCGAACACACGCTCGAGCGCTTCGGACCGGTGCGTTCGGTCGCTCCGGGACTCGTGCTCGAGGTCGCGTTCGATGCCGTGCACCGATCACCACGGCACAAGTCGGGCATCGCGATGCGCTTTCCCCGTATCCATCGGCTGCGGTGGGAGAAGCCGGCCAGCGAAGCCGACCGGATCGAGATGCTGGAAGCCTTGATCGAGGCGGAAACGGGCACGACAGCGCAAGCCGGCGAGACCGGGGCACGGCGTGGGAGGACGCGTGCGAAGCCCTCCAAACCGAATGGGCCGGCAACGGAGTGATGCGACCGAGCGGCAACCCGCGAACGGTGCTCAGCGGTTGCAATCCGGCCACAGCTGGGGCATTCTTTCGAGGCGGGATGGCTCCCCCCTGAAGTCACCTCGCAAAGTCCGTCTCGATGGACTTCTCTCCGGGCTGGACGGGCCGCGCGCGTCATGCGCGCGGCCTTTCGCTTCCTCGGGAGGCCCTACCTATGCCCCCCCCTCGCGATCACCCCGCTCCGCGGGGCAACGGCGATTCCGGCTGGAACTCACGAGGCTTCTGGGATCGCCCGCCGCGCGGCCGCGATCGACTGGCGCGCGCCCGGCTTGGTTTCGCCCGCCAGTTCGCGCACGCGCGCCAAGCACTGCGCCGCCTTCAGGTGCTGAAGGTAGGGCTGCCAGATGCCCGACCAAACCGCTTCGGCGCCTTCGGCGGGTTCCGCCTTGAACGGCAGGATCGCCTGCGAGCCGAGCCAGGCATAGGCAGCCTGCCAGACGCGTGCGGGAACGCGGGCATTGCTCGGACCGCGCAGTTGTTCGATCTGGGGCATCGCCCCGTCGTCGCCGTGCGGCGTCAGCTCGAGGTTGGCAACGGGCCGTCCGTCACGGCGGACCGAGAAGACGCGCACGTTGCCGGAGCGCACTGGGGCGGCGTACTGGTCGAGGCAGTTGCCCATGGCGTCCGCCTCGGCGAGGAAATCCGCCAGGCTGGCGAGGGGAACGAAACTGTAGCCGAGCGCCTCGCCCGGGCGCACCCAAGTGCTGGTGATGCCATTGCCGAGGGCGACGGCGAGTTCGATACGGCGGCGCCATGCGCGCGCCTCGTCATAGGCGCGGCGGATCCCCATCTGGTCGTCGAAGGGGACTTTGATCAAGCATCCCCCGGGGGTCTCTCGGTGCGCACTGAACCAGGCATATGCCGCGAGCAGGGTGAAGGGGGCCGGAAAAAGCCGGCGGAAGGGAAATCGCGTTTGACGGCCGACCCAGCATGCATAGCCCTCGTCGCAGGCCTGGTAGGCATAGGCGATGCGTTCGAGCCAGTGTCCCGCCTCGATCGGAGCCTGCGGAATGGCATTGCCGACGCGGCGCAAGAAATCCTCGCTGTCGGGCAGTTCCGGTATCGGGTTCTGGAAGGCGGCGGCGGGTAGGCGGCGGAGCCAGTAGGGCAGGCCCAGCGCCTCGGCCGCCTCGCGCAGCGATGAGCCGTCCTCGATCATCATGAAGCAGCGTTCGCGCGCTTCCGGCGACGCATAGCCCGTCGCCAGCGCAAAGAGCATGGCAGGGAAGGATTCCGCGAGATCCTCGGCCCGTGAGGAGCAACTGGTCAAGGCCGCGATGTAGCGCCGGTAGGCCGGCCTGAAGCGCGTGATCCGCTCGCTCCGCGCATGGCCGAGGGGCGCGCCCTCGACAATTCGGGTGGCCTCGATCGTCACGCGGTACCTCTTACGCCTACTGCTCGCAACACATGCGTCCACATGACGCGCAGTGATACTAGCGCACTCATTATGGCGAAAGCACGCTATCTCTTGCAACTCCGTGAATATCTATACCATAGCCGGCTCGCAAGATCGGCGAAGGGCCGGTGACGTAAACCCATGCCGTGCAAGCGAAACCGAGCGCAATCCAGGATTGACGAGTTGTCGATACAGAATTCATCGCCCGGTCTCGACACTCGCGTCTTGGGTATACTCGAGGTGTCGATATGGCACGGCCGCCTGTAACAGCATTCAACCTGCGCAACAGATTCATGAGAAGGACGAAGCGCTGCCATCGGTCGGACACACGTCGTCGTGTCGGCGCGGGATCCACGCGGCAACGGGACATGCGGCGGCCCGGCGACCGTACCCGCGCTTTCCGCAGCGCGAGCGGTCAACTAGCGGTGGTAGCCGCGACGTCTGGCACGCGAGAAGAGCGCAAAACGGGTGATCGTGAAGAGGATTTTATAACCGGCGAGCACGGTGCCCTTGACGGTGCCCGAAACCTTGGAAACGCCGATCCGGGCACGATAGTCGACCGGAACCTCGAGCGTGCGCAGGCCGCGCTCAGCGGCGCGAATCTGCATCTCCACCGTCCAGCCGTAATTTCGATCCGCCATCCGCAGCCCGTCGAGGGCACCACGGGCGATGGCGCGGAAAGGACCGAGGTCGGTGTGCCGCACCCCCCAGATGAGCCGCATGAGCCAGCAGGCCAGCCGGTTGCCGAAAATCTGCTGGGGCGTGAGGGAGCCCGGCTCCCTGCGACCGAGAGCGCGCGAGCCGATGACGAAATCGGCATCGCCCCGCGCAATCGGATCGACGAGGTCCGCCATGGCCTCGGCATGATCGGCATGATCGCCGTCGATGAAGACGATGATGTCGGCCGTCGCGGTCTCGGCCATGCCTCTGAGGCAGGCGCTGCCGTAGCCACGCGCCGGCTCGAGGACGACCTCGGCCCCGGCCGCGAGCGCAACGTCGCCGGTGCGGTCGCGCGAGCCATTGTCGACGACGACGATGCGATCCACCCAGGCCGGGATGTCCGCAATGACGCGGGCGATCGCCTTTTCCTCGTCGAGGGCCGGGATGATGACGGCAACGGTCCTAGCGAGGCGCATCGAACTCCTTTCGGTCATGGTCGTCGAGCGCCGGGTCAGCACGCCAGCCCGGCATCAGGAGTTCCAGCGCGAGCAGGCACCAGATCGGCATCCAAACCACCCAGACCAGCCATTCGCCGTGGGATGTGAAATCACCGCGCGCCATGAACTGGAACGCGAAATAATAGAGCGGCATGGTAACCGCGAGCGCGGCGACGCCCAGCAAGGGCAGGAACGGCAGGAAGACGATCGCCCAGGTCGCGTACCAGGGAAACTGCGCCGGACTGAGCAACAGAATCGCCAGCGTCAGAAGGGCCGCGCGGCCGAGGAGATCGGCGGGCGAGCGCACCGGATGGCGGGCCGCCGCGAGCGCAGCGATGGCCATCCCGAGGGCCAGGACGCCGCGCGCCAGACGTCCGGGTGTCAGCCAATCGATCCCGAGGGGCTTGGTAATGTAAGCGGCCAGGGCCTCGAGGAGCGGGCTCAGCGCGCTGTTGGTGCGCCAGCGCTCGGCATAGGCAACGAAGCCCGAGGTCTGGTCGAGACCGGCGAGGAGGACCGGGACGGCATAGAGCAGGCAAAGCCCGGCGAGGAGGGCGATGGCCGAGAGGAGGCGAAAGGGCGAGGCGAGCAGAGGGCGAAGAAGGAGCGGGGCCAGGAGGAGGGGCCAGAGCTTGACGCCGACGGCCAGCGCGAGAACGCCCGACGCCAGCACCTCACGGCCGCGCACGGCGAGCAGCAGCGCCCCGAGCAGCAGAGGGAGCAATATGCCTTCCATGTGCGCCGAATTGAACAACTCCTTCAGAACCAACGGGTTGAGCCAGTAGAGCACGGCCCAGAGTGGGGAGCGGCCGAGGGCCGAAAGGAGAGCGATGAGGAGCAGTAACGTGGCGATGTCGGCAAGCAGCAGGAGGGCGCGCCAGCCGAGGAGATCAAACGGAGCGAGACCATAAGCAACCGCGAAGGCGGCTTGGGTCACCGCCGGATAGATGGTGCGAATCTCGGGATGGTTGATGCGCTCGAAGACGGCGCCAGCCTCCCGGGCGAGGCGGTTCCAGAGGGGCCCGGCGTCGGGCGCTTCGGCGTCCTCGGGGGCGACCGAATAGGGGTTGAGGCCGTGCGCCGTCGCGGCTCCATCCCAGAGATAGCGCTGATAATCGTCCTCGAGGATCGGCTCAGTGAAACAGAGGGCGAGGCGCAGCAGGAGGCCGAAGGCGATGCAGGCAGCGAGCAGGCGGCGCTGAGCGGCGCGCCCGAGCGATCCGACGACGCGCGGGAACGTCAGTGCGACCAGCAGATAGCCCGCCCCGACGGCGACCAGGACCCCGACCATCGGGCGGATCGGCATGGAAAGCACGAGGTGGTCGTAACCGAAGAGGTGGCCCCGGGCGAGCAATAGCGCGGTCGCCGCGACGAGCAGCGCACCATATCCGATCCAGCAGAACAGCACGGTTCGGCCCATCCGGGTTGCGCCTTCCTCTCCTTTCGGCGCAAAGCGCACCGGCTGGTCATCCTACGCCTCGACGATGGTCTTGGGTCCGACCTCGCGAGAATGTCATGAGAGCGCCGGGCTGCGATCCTCTCGCACGACATGATCGGCCGACCGAGCGCGCTCGTGCCAGGCAACGAGCATCAGGACCGTCCAGAGGCGATGCTGGTGGTCGGCGCGCCCGCTCTGATGCTCGCGCCAGGCCTTCTCGATCGGGCCTTGCTCGAGGCCAAGCGCGGCGAGCCGGGCCGACGTCAGATGGTCGGCGCCCCACGCGCGGAGCGGTCCGCGCAGCCAGCCGTCGATCGGCACGCCGAAGCCCATCTTGGGGCGCTCGAAGAGGCTTTCCGGCAGGTGCCGGCGCAAGATGCGCCGGAGAAGCCATTTGCCGCGCCCGTCGCGCACCTTCATGGACGCCGGCAGACGCCAGCCGAAGGCTACGACCCGGTGATCGATCAGCGGCACGCGCACCTCGAGCGCGACGGCCATCGAGGCCCGATCGACCTTGGCGAGCACATCGCCCGGCAGATAGCCGACCGTGTCGCGATACTGCATTTCCCCGAGGGCGCCGGGCAAGGACGCGGCGAGGGGATCCGGGATGGGGCCGAGTTCAGCGGTCACAGGTTCTTCGACGTCTGCCAGCAGTATGCCCGGATCGGGCCAGTGCGAGACGTGCCGGCGATAGTGCTCACCCGGCGCACTGTCCAGGAGGTCGGCGACCTTGTGGAGCTTTTCACCCGGCCTGACAGGCAGCATCCGAGCCGGTAGCGCACCGAGCGCCCGATCCCAACTGGCCGGTGACAGCGCCCGGAGCCCGGCCGCCCCAGCGCGGCGGACCGGCGATGGAAGCCGCCCCGCGCGGGCCATCAGCCCCTCGGCCTGGACGTGGCGGTTGTAGCCGGCGAACACTTCATCGCCGCCGTCGCCCGACAGGGCGACGGTGACGTGGCGGCGCGCGAGCCGGGAGACGAGGAACGTCGGGATCTGGGAGCTGTCGGCGAACGGCTGATCGTAGATGACGGGAAGGTCGGGGATGACCGCCTGTGCGTCGGAGGCGCTGACATAGAGTTCGGTATGGTCGGTGCCGAGGTGGCTGGCGACGGCGCGCGCGTGCGGTGCCTCGTCGAAGCCGGCCGCCTCGAAACCGATGGAGAAGGTGCGGACCGGACGGTCGGCCGCGCGCTGCATCAGGGCGACGACGGTCGATGAATCGATGCCGCCCGAAAGGAGAGCCCCGAGAGGAACGTCCGCGACCATGCGGCGACGAACGGCGTCCGCAATGAGCGCTTCACCCGCCTCGATGACCTCGTCCTCGCTGCCAGTCAGCGGGTTGGCCAGAGCTTCGGACGCGACGTCCTCGAGGCGCCAGAAGCGCTCGAGGCGGGGCGCGCCGCCGTCACGGCCGAAGGTCAGGGCCTCACCGGGTCGGAGCTGCCGGATGCCGAGATGGATGGTGTAGGGCGCCGGGACGTAGGCGAACCGCATGTAGAGGGCCATCGCCTCCCGGTCGATCGGCGGCAGCCCGGACGCGATCGCCCGCAGAGCGCCGAGTTCGGATGCAAAGGCCAGTCGACGGCCCGGTTCGTGCCACCAGTAGAGGGGCTTTATGCCGAGGCGGTCACGCACCAGGGTCAATTCACGTCGTCCGCGGTGCCAGTAGGCATAGGCGAACATGCCGATCGAGCGGCGGGCGGCCTCGAGCGGACCATGGCGCTCGCAGGCTTCGAGCAGCGGCTCGGTATCGGAGTGGCCGCGCAGCCGCGGCGCCCCCGCACCGAGGCCGGCCGTGAGTTCATCGGCGTTGTATATCTCGCCGTTGTAGGCGATCGCGCTCGCGCCGCTCTCCGAAAGCATCGGCTGGCTGCCCGCCGGCGAGAGATCGACGATCGAGAGGCGGCGATGGGCGAGCACGAGCCCCGCATCGGCATCGAGCCAGACGCCGCTCTCATCCGGGCCGCGATGGCTGAGGCGTTCGCCCATGGCGGCGCCGGCGCGCGCCAGCGCATCGCCGTCCATCCGGCCGCTCAAGTCGATCAATCCGGCGATGCCGCACATGTCGCTGCCGCTCAGCCTCCCGACCTCGGGGCTTGCCAGGGCGCGCGCGCCGGCATCCTATGGCGCCGCCCGCGGCCGCGCCCCGGGCGATGCCCCACACCCTGCCTTCGCGCCAGGAGCAGACATGGCCGGTCCCGATCGCCTGCTCTACCTCGTCACCGAGGATTGGTACTTCGTCTCGCACCGCCTGCCAATGGCGCGGGCGGCCCGCGATGCCGGCTTCGAGGTGCACGTGGCAACGCGCGTACGCGATCATGGCGAGGCGATCCGCAACGAGGGCTTCCACCTGCATCCGCTGCATTGGAGCCGTGGTAGTCTGTCGCCCGTCGGCAATCTCGTGGCCGTCCGCCGGGTGCGCGCGCTGCTTGCCCGCCTCGGACCGGCGATCCTGCACAACGTGGCGATGAAGCCGGCCCTCATCGGCTCCCTGGCAAGCCTCGGGCGTCCCTCCATCATGGTCGTCAACAGCGTGGCCGGGCTCGGATCGCTCTTTCTTTCGCGCTCCGCCCGGCGCCGGGCGGTGGCTGGCCTCTACCGGCAGGCCGTCCGCCACCTGATGGCTCGGGCCAACACCCGCATCGTGGTCCAGAACCCGGACGACGAGGCCGTCTTCCACGCGCTCGGTGTGCCGGCAGGCCAGGTCGTTCTCATCCCCGGTTCGGGGGTCGATACGGAGCGACTGGTGGCTCTGGCGGAGCCCGAAGGGCCGATCGTTGCGGCATTCGTCGGGCGAATGCTCGAGGACAAGGGCGTGCGTGCCCTCATCACCGCGCAGCGCCTGCTGCGCGAACGCGGGCGAGCCCCGCAACTGCTTCTCGCCGGCAGGCCCGACCCAGAGAACCCGACCTCGATCCCCGAACACGAACTCGCCGCCTGGGACACCGAGCCGGACATCACCTGGCTCGGCCACGTGAACGACATCGCCGGGCTCTGGGCGCGCGCGCACATCGCGCTGCTGCCATCACGGCGCGAGGGGTTGCCCAAGAGCCTGCTCGAGGCGGCGGCCTGCGGACGGGCGATGGTTGCGAGCGATACCACCGGCTGCCGGGAAGTGGCCATCGAGGGTGAGACCGCGCTGACCCATGGCATCGACGATGCCGAGGCCATCGCGCGCGCCATCGAACGGCTGGCGGGCGACGGCGCCCTGAGGGCGAGGCTCGCGGCGAATGCGCGCAAGCTCGCCGAGGAGAGATTTTCGGCGCGCGCGATCGGCGAGCACACGGCGGCGCTCTATGCCAGCCTCCTCGAGCAGCGGCGCCGGGAAAGGCATGCAGAGCGCGCCTAGCTCGAGGACCGCGCCATGTCCGCGAGCGCATCGGGTGTCGTCACTACCGGCTGCCAACCGTCACCGAGGAGCCGTGAGACATCGACCACCAAGGAACCGGCGATGCGCTCGTAGGCGGCGCGCCTGCCAACGAGCGATAGGCCGGCCGAGAGCACCCCGCCCGGAACATCGAGGAGGCCCGCCGCGCGACCTCTCGCGGCGCGCAGGTGAGCAACGATCTCGCCGACCGTCAGCGCGGGGCCCGGATCGGCCACGAGGTAGGTGCGCGAGCGCGCGGCGGGGGTGCGGAGACAAAAAGCGCAGGCGCTCGCCAGATTGTCGACAGCGAGCAGGCTGCGCCGACCCGCGAGGCTGGCGAAGGGGAGGGGCCAGGGCGAACCCGCCAGCGCCAGGAGGCTCGCCATGTTGCCCTTGACGCCAGGCCCATAGACCAGGACCGGGCGAAGGACGCTCGCCTCGGGCAGGGCCGCCAGAAGCAGGCGCTCGCCGAGGAGCTTGGCGCGTCCATAGGCATCGACCGGAGAGGGGCTTACATTCTCGTCCAGAACGCCGCCCGCGACGGGTCCGCACTGGGCGCGCACCGAGGAAACGAAAACGCCCGCGAGCCCGGCCTCGGCAGCGCACCGCGCCAGTTCCCCGACGGCTTCGCCGTTGATCCGGCGGTATCGCTCCTCGGCAATGGCCGCCTCGGCGTGAGCGATGCCGGCGAGGTGGATGAACCCGCAGGTGCCCTCGAGAAGTGCCGGCCAGGCTTTCGCCGCCGCAGGGTCTCCGAGGTCCGGCATCGCGGCGCGCTCGAGGCGTGGGGCAGAATCCTCGCCGACGGCGCTGCCCGATCGCCGCGCCGCCGCCCGAACCCGCCAGCCGGCGGCGAGCATCCAAGCAACGAGATGGCGGCCGACGAACCCGTCGGCCCCGGTGACGAGGACGGGGAGCGTTGGCGCGCCCGCGTCGGCCCCGGCATGGCGAGAACCGGTTCCGCCCTCGCTCATCGGCGCCCACTCCCTTCGAGCAGGCCGAGATAGCCGAGCGTGACGAGGAGAGCGAGCGTGAGCGCGAGAATCTGGACGACGGGGCCCGGCGCGACGACACTGGCGCCGGCGAGCACGGCGAGGAGGAGATTGACCAGCCAGAGGCGCAAGGTGATCTCCGGCACCGTCATGCGGCCGGCGTCGAGGGCGCGCTGGTAAGCGTGATCGCGGTGGGCCTGCCAAACCCGCTTGCCGGCAACGAGGCGGCGCAGCAGCGTGCCCGTCGCGTCGAGGAGATAATAAAGGGGTAGGATGAGGGCCGCGGCGAGGTGGCCGGCAGCGGCAAGCCGCACGAGGAGGTAGGCGATGAGGAAGCCGATGGCCAGGCTGCCGACATCGCCGAGGAAGAGGCGGGCCGGATGGCGGTTGTAGGGAAGGAAACCGAGGAGCCCTCCGGCGAGCGCGAGAGCAATCACGACGGCATCGAGGCTTTCCGCTCCCTCGGCGAACCAGAGCAGGGCCCCGGCAGCGAGCGCGACCGGAACGGCCTCGGCGACGGTAATGCCGTCGATGCCGTCCATGAAGTTGGTGAGGTTGACGAACCAGACCGTACCGAGGATGAGTATGGCCGCTTCGATCAGCCAGGGCAGCCAATCCGGCAACACGCGCACACCCTCACCGAGCGCGAGGAGGAGGGCGAGAGCGCTCGCGCCCTGCACCACGAGGCGCACCAGCACGGGAAGTTCGAGAATGTCGTCGAGGGCACCGAGCACGGCGAGCGCGACGGTCGCGGCAAGCACGAGGAGAAGGGAGCCGAGCCGCTCGCCGAGCAACGACGCGGGCGCCGCCGCAACGAACAATCCGACGACGATGACCACCGCGCCGACGACCGCGATGCCGCCGCCCTGCGGGGTCGGAACCCGGTGGCTCGAGCGGGCGTTCGGTCGCGCCATGGCATAGCGTCGCATGAGGGGAAAAAGCAGCGCCACGAGGCCATAGCTCGCCAGCCCCGACAGCACGAGGATGGATACGGCAGCGAGCGGACCGTGAAACGGGGGTGGCGTCATCGTGGGGTGGTCGTCAACTTGGCTCGCACGGCGGCGACGCCCGACTGGGCGGCGGACGATCCCGAGCCCTCTTTCGCCGCCGGCCCGGTGGCCATGCCAGCCGAAGCGCGGCCCGCGGTAGTGCCCGTCGGCGCATCCGGCAATTCGAGTATGCGGCGCAGCGCGAGACTGACATTGCGCTTGGCAAAGAGACGTTCCGCCTTGGTCCTGCTGGCGCGCGACATCGAGGCCACCAGATCCGGCCGCCTCAGGCAGTAGGCCATTCCGTCGGCGAGGGCCGCGACGTCATTCGGGGCAACGAAGACGCCGTTGACGGGTTCATCGACCAGCACGCGGTGAGCCGGCACATCGGTTGCCACGATCGGCCGCCCGACGGCAAGCGCCTCGACGGCGACTTCGGGCACCTGATCGAGGCGGGCCGGCAGGACGAAGACGTGGGCGCCAGCAAGGGCCTCGAGCGTCGGGGTAGCGGTCGGCACGAGCGAAACGACCTCACCGAGTCCGGGCAGGAGGGAGGGGTCGATGGCGTCGGGCCCCCGCCCCTCGCTCGCCAGCAGCTGCCAGTTCGCCCTGACGCCATGGTCGGAGAGCGCCAGCGCGGCCAGACAGAATTCGCGCAGACCCTGGCTGGCGACCAGCGGACCGGCTGCCAGGAAGGTCATGCCGCCCGAGATCTGCGGCAGTGGACGCGCGGCGATGGCATCGACGTCGACATCGACGCCGCGTCCGATGTGCATCTCGAGCCGTTCGGGGAGCAGGCCCTGTTCCTCGAGCATGTCGGCATCCGGTCCGCGCACGAAGAAGGCCGCGTCGAGACGCGTCAGCCCGGCCGAGAGAAGCCGACGCGCGGTCGCGCGCCGCACCCGCTCGCGAAAACCGGTGGCCTCGAGCGCGATGTCGCCGGGCAGGCTGTCGATGAGGGCGACGATGCGGGGGGTACGGGCCAGCCGGCCGGCAAGTCCGGCAAACAGCGCCCCGGTCGGACCGAGCCCGAGAACGGAGGTGATCCCAGCGGACTTGAAGCGCCGCGAGAGCGCGGCCATGGCGCGGACCTGGGCGGCGGGCTCGAAGCCATCGCCGCGCAAGGCGACCTCGTGCCAATCGATACCGATCGAGGCCAGCCACTGCGCCGTCTCGCCCTGCGGCTCGCCTCCGAATCCGACGGTGACGAGCGCGTCGCGCGACAGTTCCTCGAGCAGCGGGCCGACGAGCGGGCGCACGGCCTCCGGGTCCGGCGCAACGAGGGCGAGGCTGCCCACGGGGCCGACATCGGCGCCGCGTCGCTCGGCTTCAGCTGCCATCGCACCCTCCACCCGACCTCAGTGGACCGTCTCGCCCGGCTGGCGCCACACGACGCCCTCCCCGTCGACCGCTCCGGCGGCGGGTTCGGCGGCGAGCGGACCGTGCGGCTGACCCGCCGGCCGGCGACGCCCGACCTCCTCGAGATGGCGCACCTCCGGCTGATAGTCCTCGACCGCCAGCCGCAATACGTCGTGGATCGCGCGGATATCGTCCTCGGCCATGGCCTCGTCGAGCCGCGCCAGCACCTCGAGAAGCCGCGCTTCGCTCATGAACGGCTCACGGTTGCGGGCGATGAGGGGATGCGAAGTGCCGGTCGTGTTGGCGCCGATCAGCAATTCCTCATAGAGCTTCTCGCCCGGCCGCAGGCCCGTGTAGGTGATGGCGATGTCGCCGTCCCGGTTACGATCGTCCTGCACCTCCAGACCCGAAAGGCGGACCATCGAGCGGGCGAGATCGGCGATCTTGACGGGCGTGCCCATGTCCAGAACGAAGACGTCGCCGCCCTCGCCCATCGCTCCGGCCTGGATGACCAGCGTTGCAGCCTCGGGAATGGACATGAAATAGCGCGTGATCTCCGGGTGCGTGACCGTCACGGGTCCACCTTGCGCGATCTGCTCGCGAAAGAGGCGGACGACCGAGCCGGACGAATCGAGCACGTTGCCGAACCGTACCATGGTGAACACGGTTCGCGCGAGCGGTTCGGTGCCGAGCGCTCCGATGCCCATCTCGCGTGGCACGCGGGCGCTCTCGGCGAAGGCCTGCAGGACCAGTTCGGCCAAGCGCTTGCTGGCCCCCATGATGTTGGTCGGACGCACCGCCTTGTCGGTCGAGATCAGGACGAAGCGCTCGACACCGAGGTCACGCGCGGCATCGGCGACCACGAGCGTGCCGAAGGTGTTGTTGCGCAGACCGGCCACGGCATTGAGTTCGACGATCGGGACGTGCTTGTAGGCGGCGGCGTGGTAGATCGTCTCGACGCCGTGGCGCGAAATCGCGCGTCGCACCGCGACGTCGTCGTTCACGCTCTCCAGCAATGCCACGATCGTGACGTCGCGTGCGGCACGTGCCCGCAGTTCACGCTCGATCTCGTAGAGCGCGACCTCCGAGCGCTCGTAGAGCACCAGACGGCGCGGCGAAAGGTCGACGATCTGGCGCGCCAGCTCCGAGCCGATCGAGCCACCCGCGCCGGTCACCATCACGCACTTTCCGAAGACGTGCCGGCGCATCAATTCGACATCCGGCGGCACAGGATCGCGGCCGAGGAGATCGTCGGCATCGACGGGGCGAAGGTCGGTGACCGAAACCTTGCCGGTCGCGATGTCG
This portion of the Hyphomicrobiales bacterium genome encodes:
- a CDS encoding glycosyl transferase, which gives rise to MTPPPFHGPLAAVSILVLSGLASYGLVALLFPLMRRYAMARPNARSSHRVPTPQGGGIAVVGAVVIVVGLFVAAAPASLLGERLGSLLLVLAATVALAVLGALDDILELPVLVRLVVQGASALALLLALGEGVRVLPDWLPWLIEAAILILGTVWFVNLTNFMDGIDGITVAEAVPVALAAGALLWFAEGAESLDAVVIALALAGGLLGFLPYNRHPARLFLGDVGSLAIGFLIAYLLVRLAAAGHLAAALILPLYYLLDATGTLLRRLVAGKRVWQAHRDHAYQRALDAGRMTVPEITLRLWLVNLLLAVLAGASVVAPGPVVQILALTLALLVTLGYLGLLEGSGRR
- a CDS encoding glycosyltransferase, yielding MAAEAERRGADVGPVGSLALVAPDPEAVRPLVGPLLEELSRDALVTVGFGGEPQGETAQWLASIGIDWHEVALRGDGFEPAAQVRAMAALSRRFKSAGITSVLGLGPTGALFAGLAGRLARTPRIVALIDSLPGDIALEATGFRERVRRATARRLLSAGLTRLDAAFFVRGPDADMLEEQGLLPERLEMHIGRGVDVDVDAIAARPLPQISGGMTFLAAGPLVASQGLREFCLAALALSDHGVRANWQLLASEGRGPDAIDPSLLPGLGEVVSLVPTATPTLEALAGAHVFVLPARLDQVPEVAVEALAVGRPIVATDVPAHRVLVDEPVNGVFVAPNDVAALADGMAYCLRRPDLVASMSRASRTKAERLFAKRNVSLALRRILELPDAPTGTTAGRASAGMATGPAAKEGSGSSAAQSGVAAVRAKLTTTPR
- a CDS encoding NAD-dependent epimerase/dehydratase family protein gives rise to the protein MMREKVRLAADWRHRIVAMPRLWKRAVLVTSDFLLLSIALWLGFSLRLSTFYVPPSAEFALLLLAAPAIGVAIFSYLHLYRLVTRFIGWKGSARILLAVLVAVMAWSLVVVIAAVPGVLPRSVFVMYAVFSAVLVWTSRQVAGWLLSDLVASLPLDFEPDRRTAIIYGAGQAGVQLAAALRQSKSHNLIGFIDEDRSLWGQNLAGLKVYRPLKLSKLVERNGVQEVFLAMPGASKRRRRTIIRRLEKYPVLVKMLPAMADIATGKVSVTDLRPVDADDLLGRDPVPPDVELMRRHVFGKCVMVTGAGGSIGSELARQIVDLSPRRLVLYERSEVALYEIERELRARAARDVTIVALLESVNDDVAVRRAISRHGVETIYHAAAYKHVPIVELNAVAGLRNNTFGTLVVADAARDLGVERFVLISTDKAVRPTNIMGASKRLAELVLQAFAESARVPREMGIGALGTEPLARTVFTMVRFGNVLDSSGSVVRLFREQIAQGGPVTVTHPEITRYFMSIPEAATLVIQAGAMGEGGDVFVLDMGTPVKIADLARSMVRLSGLEVQDDRNRDGDIAITYTGLRPGEKLYEELLIGANTTGTSHPLIARNREPFMSEARLLEVLARLDEAMAEDDIRAIHDVLRLAVEDYQPEVRHLEEVGRRRPAGQPHGPLAAEPAAGAVDGEGVVWRQPGETVH